One genomic window of Glycine max cultivar Williams 82 chromosome 16, Glycine_max_v4.0, whole genome shotgun sequence includes the following:
- the LOC100802851 gene encoding serine/threonine-protein phosphatase 7 isoform X1 gives MTLQADSAAPPPPLPPPDSAATNGISPTAEETSQPPRPTPPPELRVPIWWPEDGTLSMDWVENLMRCFDWCSRNVPPSELPSVLPVEVFDSLILVASKMLHKEPNCVPVDPFRPTLDDNSTPSDSAAAASVVVVGDVHGQLHDLLFLLRDAGFPSRDRIFVFNGDYVDRGAWGLETFLLLLAWKVFMPHNIYLLRGNHESKYCTSVYGFEKEVMVKYGDKGKHVYRKCLGCFEGLPLASIIAGCVYTAHGGLFRSVTVMPSKRLKGKKNRKINVNHESKILSLGSLEELCKARRSVLDPPWEGPNLIPGDVLWSDPSKNPGLAPNKERGIGLMWGPDCTEEFLKKYQLKLIIRSHEGPDAREKRDGFEGMDEGYTIDHVVDSGKLVTVFSAPDYPQFQATQVRYNNKGAYVILEPPNFDNPIFHGFSAVTPRPKANPYYDYEEVIDSDEELDLASMVTS, from the exons ATGACCCTTCAAGCTGATTCAgcagcaccaccaccaccactaccaCCACCGGATTCAGCAGCCACCAACGGCATCTCACCCACAGCAGAGGAAACCTCACAACCGCCGCGTCCAACCCCGCCGCCAGAACTTCGCGTCCCAATATGGTGGCCGGAGGACGGCACCCTCAGCATGGATTGGGTGGAGAATCTGATGCGGTGCTTCGATTGGTGCTCTCGGAACGTCCCTCCGTCGGAGCTCCCTTCGGTTCTCCCCGTCGAAGTCTTCGACTCGCTCATCCTCGTCGCCTCCAAGATGCTCCACAAGGAGCCCAATTGTGTCCCCGTAGACCCCTTCCGCCCTACCCTCGATGATAATAGCACTCCCTCCGACTCCGCTGCCGCTGCCTCTGTTGTCGTCGTCGGCGATGTTCACGGCCAACTGCATGATCTTCTCTTCCTCCTCCGAGATGCCGGGTTCCCCTCGCGGGATCGAATCTTTGTTTTCAACGGGGATTACGTGGATCGGGGAGCGTGGGGGCTCGAAACCTTCTTGCTCTTGTTGGCTTGGAAG GTATTCATGCCACATAACATATATTTGCTACGAGGGAATCACGAATCAAAATACTGTACATCGGTTTATGGTTTTGAGAAAGAAGTAATGGTTAAGTATGGTGATAAAGGTAAGCATGTGTACCGGAAATGTTTGGGGTGCTTTGAAGGTCTTCCTTTGGCTTCTATTATAGCAGGGTGTGTATACACAGCTCATGGAGGACTTTTCCGCAGTGTAACTGTGATGCCATCAAAGAGGTTAAAAGGGAAGAAGAACCGTAAGATTAATGTTAATCATGAGAGCAAAATTCTATCTCTTGGTTCCTTGGAAGAATTGTGTAAGGCTCGACGATCAGTTTTGGATCCTCCTTGGGAAGGCCCAAACTTGATTCCTGGTGATGTTTTGTGGTCTGATCCATCCAAAAATCCTGGTCTTGCTCCAAACAAAGAAAGAGGCATTGGCTTGATGTGGGGTCCCGATTGTACTGAAGAATTTTTGAAGAAGTACCAACTAaag ttgatCATCAGGTCACATGAAGGTCCTGATGCTAGGGAAAAAAGGGATGGTTTTGAGGGAATGGATGAAGGTTACACTATTGATCATGTTGTAGATTCTGGAAAGCTGGTCACTGTGTTTAGTGCTCCAGATTACCCACAGTTTCAG GCAACACAGGTGAGGTATAACAACAAAGGCGCCTATGTTATCCTTGAACCCCCGAATTTTGACAATCCTATATTTCATGGATTTTCAGCAGTTACTCCAAGGCCGAAG GCGAATCCCTATTACGATTATGAAGAGGTGATAGACTCCGATGAAGAATTGGATTTGGCCTCCATGGTAACTTCCTGA
- the LOC100802851 gene encoding serine/threonine-protein phosphatase 7 isoform X2, with product MTLQADSAAPPPPLPPPDSAATNGISPTAEETSQPPRPTPPPELRVPIWWPEDGTLSMDWVENLMRCFDWCSRNVPPSELPSVLPVEVFDSLILVASKMLHKEPNCVPVDPFRPTLDDNSTPSDSAAAASVVVVGDVHGQLHDLLFLLRDAGFPSRDRIFVFNGDYVDRGAWGLETFLLLLAWKVFMPHNIYLLRGNHESKYCTSVYGFEKEVMVKYGDKGKHVYRKCLGCFEGLPLASIIAGCVYTAHGGLFRSVTVMPSKRLKGKKNRKINVNHESKILSLGSLEELCKARRSVLDPPWEGPNLIPGDVLWSDPSKNPGLAPNKERGIGLMWGPDCTEEFLKKYQLKLIIRSHEGPDAREKRDGFEGMDEGYTIDHVVDSGKLVTVFSAPDYPQFQASISHSPCLVYSATRMLKFASVSVVDALKFAS from the exons ATGACCCTTCAAGCTGATTCAgcagcaccaccaccaccactaccaCCACCGGATTCAGCAGCCACCAACGGCATCTCACCCACAGCAGAGGAAACCTCACAACCGCCGCGTCCAACCCCGCCGCCAGAACTTCGCGTCCCAATATGGTGGCCGGAGGACGGCACCCTCAGCATGGATTGGGTGGAGAATCTGATGCGGTGCTTCGATTGGTGCTCTCGGAACGTCCCTCCGTCGGAGCTCCCTTCGGTTCTCCCCGTCGAAGTCTTCGACTCGCTCATCCTCGTCGCCTCCAAGATGCTCCACAAGGAGCCCAATTGTGTCCCCGTAGACCCCTTCCGCCCTACCCTCGATGATAATAGCACTCCCTCCGACTCCGCTGCCGCTGCCTCTGTTGTCGTCGTCGGCGATGTTCACGGCCAACTGCATGATCTTCTCTTCCTCCTCCGAGATGCCGGGTTCCCCTCGCGGGATCGAATCTTTGTTTTCAACGGGGATTACGTGGATCGGGGAGCGTGGGGGCTCGAAACCTTCTTGCTCTTGTTGGCTTGGAAG GTATTCATGCCACATAACATATATTTGCTACGAGGGAATCACGAATCAAAATACTGTACATCGGTTTATGGTTTTGAGAAAGAAGTAATGGTTAAGTATGGTGATAAAGGTAAGCATGTGTACCGGAAATGTTTGGGGTGCTTTGAAGGTCTTCCTTTGGCTTCTATTATAGCAGGGTGTGTATACACAGCTCATGGAGGACTTTTCCGCAGTGTAACTGTGATGCCATCAAAGAGGTTAAAAGGGAAGAAGAACCGTAAGATTAATGTTAATCATGAGAGCAAAATTCTATCTCTTGGTTCCTTGGAAGAATTGTGTAAGGCTCGACGATCAGTTTTGGATCCTCCTTGGGAAGGCCCAAACTTGATTCCTGGTGATGTTTTGTGGTCTGATCCATCCAAAAATCCTGGTCTTGCTCCAAACAAAGAAAGAGGCATTGGCTTGATGTGGGGTCCCGATTGTACTGAAGAATTTTTGAAGAAGTACCAACTAaag ttgatCATCAGGTCACATGAAGGTCCTGATGCTAGGGAAAAAAGGGATGGTTTTGAGGGAATGGATGAAGGTTACACTATTGATCATGTTGTAGATTCTGGAAAGCTGGTCACTGTGTTTAGTGCTCCAGATTACCCACAGTTTCAG GCCTCTATCTCACACTCTCCCTGCCTTGTTTATTCTGCCACACGCATGCTTAAGTTTGCCTCAGTCTCTGTTGTTGATGCACTAAAATTTGCTTCATAA
- the LOC100802851 gene encoding serine/threonine-protein phosphatase 7 isoform X3, whose translation MTLQADSAAPPPPLPPPDSAATNGISPTAEETSQPPRPTPPPELRVPIWWPEDGTLSMDWVENLMRCFDWCSRNVPPSELPSVLPVEVFDSLILVASKMLHKEPNCVPVDPFRPTLDDNSTPSDSAAAASVVVVGDVHGQLHDLLFLLRDAGFPSRDRIFVFNGDYVDRGAWGLETFLLLLAWKVFMPHNIYLLRGNHESKYCTSVYGFEKEVMVKYGDKGKHVYRKCLGCFEGLPLASIIAGCVYTAHGGLFRSVTVMPSKRLKGKKNRKINVNHESKILSLGSLEELCKARRSVLDPPWEGPNLIPGDVLWSDPSKNPGLAPNKERGIGLMWGPDCTEEFLKKYQLKNLICS comes from the exons ATGACCCTTCAAGCTGATTCAgcagcaccaccaccaccactaccaCCACCGGATTCAGCAGCCACCAACGGCATCTCACCCACAGCAGAGGAAACCTCACAACCGCCGCGTCCAACCCCGCCGCCAGAACTTCGCGTCCCAATATGGTGGCCGGAGGACGGCACCCTCAGCATGGATTGGGTGGAGAATCTGATGCGGTGCTTCGATTGGTGCTCTCGGAACGTCCCTCCGTCGGAGCTCCCTTCGGTTCTCCCCGTCGAAGTCTTCGACTCGCTCATCCTCGTCGCCTCCAAGATGCTCCACAAGGAGCCCAATTGTGTCCCCGTAGACCCCTTCCGCCCTACCCTCGATGATAATAGCACTCCCTCCGACTCCGCTGCCGCTGCCTCTGTTGTCGTCGTCGGCGATGTTCACGGCCAACTGCATGATCTTCTCTTCCTCCTCCGAGATGCCGGGTTCCCCTCGCGGGATCGAATCTTTGTTTTCAACGGGGATTACGTGGATCGGGGAGCGTGGGGGCTCGAAACCTTCTTGCTCTTGTTGGCTTGGAAG GTATTCATGCCACATAACATATATTTGCTACGAGGGAATCACGAATCAAAATACTGTACATCGGTTTATGGTTTTGAGAAAGAAGTAATGGTTAAGTATGGTGATAAAGGTAAGCATGTGTACCGGAAATGTTTGGGGTGCTTTGAAGGTCTTCCTTTGGCTTCTATTATAGCAGGGTGTGTATACACAGCTCATGGAGGACTTTTCCGCAGTGTAACTGTGATGCCATCAAAGAGGTTAAAAGGGAAGAAGAACCGTAAGATTAATGTTAATCATGAGAGCAAAATTCTATCTCTTGGTTCCTTGGAAGAATTGTGTAAGGCTCGACGATCAGTTTTGGATCCTCCTTGGGAAGGCCCAAACTTGATTCCTGGTGATGTTTTGTGGTCTGATCCATCCAAAAATCCTGGTCTTGCTCCAAACAAAGAAAGAGGCATTGGCTTGATGTGGGGTCCCGATTGTACTGAAGAATTTTTGAAGAAGTACCAACTAaag AACCTTATCTGCAGCTGA
- the LOC100803374 gene encoding AT-rich interactive domain-containing protein 5 isoform X1, with product MSHAKENEEAGQNVPLALEETQQLVEAQIQPEDLAAPVSTGGTSNHVENGKVEVEARVEDKIVKPEADSECIPLQDVLNSINTLHSVPVMDDAQVLNNAEGEYVSDVKSKAEEALQCERGIKNDANVCQINADTAETTVAVSPKAFEAADSKTCDNGDSNSICPSHNEPNTPHAVPADVRPEIKSGLDNENRDNEKQAAAARADNGNSISKNLYFLDPDDSYDGNESGTEEEQSAFMKELENFFRERSMEFKPPKFYKEELNCLKLWRSVHRLGGYDKVTSCKFWRQVGESFKPPKTCTTVSWTFRVFYEKALLDYERHTTKGGELNVPITPLAEPINIENQSVQGSASSGRARRDAAARAMQGWHSQRLLSNGEFSDPIIKDRNSLSMQKREKQLKNINLLKRKKSSDTVNVVKVAHSQPSRPQLRHISDTSVVDIGPPADWVKINVQKTKDCFEVYALVPGLLREEVRVQSDPAGRLVISGEPEHSDNPWGVTPFKKVVSLPSRIDTQQTSAVVTLHGQLFVRVPFESNQNREG from the exons ATGAGTCATGCAAAAGAGAATGAGGAAGCAGGGCAGAATGTACCCTTGGCTTTGGAAGAAACTCAGCAGTTAGTTGAAGCACAGATTCAACCAGAAGATTTGGCTGCTCCTGTGTCCACAGGGGGTACTTCAAATCATGTTGAAAACGGGAAAGTAGAGGTAGAGGCACGCGTGGAGGATAAAATTGTGAAACCAGAAGCGGATTCAGAGTGCATTCCACTACAAGATGTCCTAAATAGTATAAATACTCTTCACTCAGTCCCCGTAATGGACGATGCTCAAGTTTTAAATAACGCAGAAGGCGAATATGTGTCAGATGTGAAGAGCAAAGCTGAAGAAGCTCTGCAGTGTGAGAGGGGCATCAAGAATGATGCTAATGTTTGTCAAATCAATGCTGATACTGCTGAAACCACTGTGGCGGTGAGTCCCAAGGCTTTTGAGGCAGCTGATAGTAAAACTTGTGATAATGGTGACTCCAACTCCATATGCCCTAGTCATAATGAGCCTAATACACCACATGCCGTTCCTGCTGATGTAAGACCTGAAATCAAGAGTGGATTAGACAATGAGAATAGGGATAATGAAAAGCAGGCTGCTGCTGCACGTGCAGATAATGGAAACTCAATCTCAAAGAACTTGTACTTTTTGGATCCTGATGATTCATATGATGGTAATGAGTCAGGAACAGAAGAGGAGCAATCAGCTTTTATGAAGGAGCTTGAAAATTTCTTTAGGGAGAGGAGCATGGAATTCAAACCACCCAAGTTCTATAAAGAGGAGCTTAATTGCCTTAA GTTATGGAGATCTGTACACAGATTGGGCGGCTATGACAAG GTTACCTCATGTAAATTCTGGCGGCAAGTGGGAGAGTCTTTCAAACCTCCAAA GACATGCACAACAGTTTCATGGACTTTTCGGGTTTTTTATGAGAAG GCACTTCTTGACTACGAAAGGCATACAACAAAAGGTGGTGAGCTGAATGTGCCTATTACTCCTCTTGCAGAGCcaataaatattgaaaatcaG TCTGTCCAGGGTTCAGCATCATCAGGTAGGGCACGGAGAGATGCTGCAGCAAGGGCTATGCAGGGTTGGCACTCACAACGTCTCCTTAGCAATGGTGAATTTAGTGATCCTATTATTAAG GATAGGAATTCTTTGTCTATGCAAAAgcgtgaaaaacaacttaaaaacaTCA ATTTACTTAAACGCAAGAAATCATCGGACACCGTTAATGTTGTCAAAGTGGCACACAGTCAACCATCTAGACCACAGTTAAGACACAT ATCGGACACATCTGTGGTTGACATTGGACCTCCTGCTGATTGGGTAAAAATCAATGTGCAAAAAACT AAAGATTGTTTTGAGGTCTATGCTTTAGTTCCTGGCCTTCTGCGCGAAGAG GTGCGTGTTCAATCAGACCCAGCTGGACGCTTGGTCATAAGTGGTGAGCCCGAGCATTCTGACAATCCATGGGGGGTGACACCTTTCAAGAAG GTTGTCAGCTTGCCTTCAAGAATTGATACTCAGCAGACGTCGGCTGTGGTGACCTTGCATGGACAATTGTTTGTTCGAGTTCCATTTGAGAGCAATCAAAATAGAGAAGGCTGA
- the LOC100803374 gene encoding AT-rich interactive domain-containing protein 5 isoform X2, producing the protein MSHAKENEEAGQNVPLALEETQQLVEAQIQPEDLAAPVSTGGTSNHVENGKVEVEARVEDKIVKPEADSECIPLQDVLNSINTLHSVPVMDDAQVLNNAEGEYVSDVKSKAEEALQCERGIKNDANVCQINADTAETTVAVSPKAFEAADSKTCDNGDSNSICPSHNEPNTPHAVPADVRPEIKSGLDNENRDNEKQAAAARADNGNSISKNLYFLDPDDSYDGNESGTEEEQSAFMKELENFFRERSMEFKPPKFYKEELNCLKLWRSVHRLGGYDKVTSCKFWRQVGESFKPPKTCTTVSWTFRVFYEKALLDYERHTTKGGELNVPITPLAEPINIENQSVQGSASSGRARRDAAARAMQGWHSQRLLSNGEFSDPIIKDRNSLSMQKREKQLKNINLLKRKKSSDTVNVVKVAHSQPSRPQSDTSVVDIGPPADWVKINVQKTKDCFEVYALVPGLLREEVRVQSDPAGRLVISGEPEHSDNPWGVTPFKKVVSLPSRIDTQQTSAVVTLHGQLFVRVPFESNQNREG; encoded by the exons ATGAGTCATGCAAAAGAGAATGAGGAAGCAGGGCAGAATGTACCCTTGGCTTTGGAAGAAACTCAGCAGTTAGTTGAAGCACAGATTCAACCAGAAGATTTGGCTGCTCCTGTGTCCACAGGGGGTACTTCAAATCATGTTGAAAACGGGAAAGTAGAGGTAGAGGCACGCGTGGAGGATAAAATTGTGAAACCAGAAGCGGATTCAGAGTGCATTCCACTACAAGATGTCCTAAATAGTATAAATACTCTTCACTCAGTCCCCGTAATGGACGATGCTCAAGTTTTAAATAACGCAGAAGGCGAATATGTGTCAGATGTGAAGAGCAAAGCTGAAGAAGCTCTGCAGTGTGAGAGGGGCATCAAGAATGATGCTAATGTTTGTCAAATCAATGCTGATACTGCTGAAACCACTGTGGCGGTGAGTCCCAAGGCTTTTGAGGCAGCTGATAGTAAAACTTGTGATAATGGTGACTCCAACTCCATATGCCCTAGTCATAATGAGCCTAATACACCACATGCCGTTCCTGCTGATGTAAGACCTGAAATCAAGAGTGGATTAGACAATGAGAATAGGGATAATGAAAAGCAGGCTGCTGCTGCACGTGCAGATAATGGAAACTCAATCTCAAAGAACTTGTACTTTTTGGATCCTGATGATTCATATGATGGTAATGAGTCAGGAACAGAAGAGGAGCAATCAGCTTTTATGAAGGAGCTTGAAAATTTCTTTAGGGAGAGGAGCATGGAATTCAAACCACCCAAGTTCTATAAAGAGGAGCTTAATTGCCTTAA GTTATGGAGATCTGTACACAGATTGGGCGGCTATGACAAG GTTACCTCATGTAAATTCTGGCGGCAAGTGGGAGAGTCTTTCAAACCTCCAAA GACATGCACAACAGTTTCATGGACTTTTCGGGTTTTTTATGAGAAG GCACTTCTTGACTACGAAAGGCATACAACAAAAGGTGGTGAGCTGAATGTGCCTATTACTCCTCTTGCAGAGCcaataaatattgaaaatcaG TCTGTCCAGGGTTCAGCATCATCAGGTAGGGCACGGAGAGATGCTGCAGCAAGGGCTATGCAGGGTTGGCACTCACAACGTCTCCTTAGCAATGGTGAATTTAGTGATCCTATTATTAAG GATAGGAATTCTTTGTCTATGCAAAAgcgtgaaaaacaacttaaaaacaTCA ATTTACTTAAACGCAAGAAATCATCGGACACCGTTAATGTTGTCAAAGTGGCACACAGTCAACCATCTAGACCACA ATCGGACACATCTGTGGTTGACATTGGACCTCCTGCTGATTGGGTAAAAATCAATGTGCAAAAAACT AAAGATTGTTTTGAGGTCTATGCTTTAGTTCCTGGCCTTCTGCGCGAAGAG GTGCGTGTTCAATCAGACCCAGCTGGACGCTTGGTCATAAGTGGTGAGCCCGAGCATTCTGACAATCCATGGGGGGTGACACCTTTCAAGAAG GTTGTCAGCTTGCCTTCAAGAATTGATACTCAGCAGACGTCGGCTGTGGTGACCTTGCATGGACAATTGTTTGTTCGAGTTCCATTTGAGAGCAATCAAAATAGAGAAGGCTGA